gggagggagaaagagagagagcaatAATTCCTTGATTGAGGAGTTTGCAATGCGCAGGAGCGAGCGTTAGCGTGAACCCGACTAATTATACAAACGATTTGGGGAGGATAAGTAGCCGGGTGTAGGGTGTATTAAATTCACAAAGGCAGACTAATTATCCGGTGACTATTAAATCCAAACAGACACCAAACACCTTATTtcgtattattagtattatCCGGTACCTTATACGGTGTGCCAAATATGGGTGATTACTTACTATTCAAGTTTCAACTCCGCGGTTCCTACCGGGAAAGGAACTCTCCCCTCCACTATAAATAGGCCAGAATATAGTTTCCAAAGTCACGCCGGCCGCAAGCCTCTGGTTTTCTTTTCTCCATCTGTTTTATAGGGTTTCGGCGCGGCAGCGTCCAGCGTTCTGTAAAGAGCACTGATCAGTTTCAAGCCTAGGGGGATTCTCCAGAAATTCTGGCATCAAGAAACGTCGAAGATAAGTTACCCAGCTTGCTTCGAATTTCGAGTTTTAGTTTGATTCATTCCCCAATATCCTCAAACATCCAATTCTCGACCAAACCCTATAACTATTTTCCATGATTCGTCGGAGAACAACCCCAAGAACTCAAATTTCTGAGCCACTGGAAAAGAAAGCGAGacgagaagaaaaaggaggaggagaagaagacaTGATTACCAGATTACCGGAGGATATTTGCTGCCATATTCTCACATTCTTGCCAATTACACATGCCGTGGCCACAAGCGTGCTCTGCAAGAAGTGGAAAAACCTATGGACTTCTGCTTCCTTCACAAACCTAGAGCTTGATGACCGGTTACCGCTTCGCCTCGAAAGCTCCAAAACCATGTACAACTACGCTTCCCTATTCGCCACCTTCGTTATCAACGTGCTCCGCCTCATCAATTTGCCATGCATACGAAAACTCGCATTCTTTTGCTCCGACCCTAACAATCTGAATTGCATAAATTCTTGGTTGCTTCGTGCATGCACATCCAATACCGTTGAGGTCGAGATCAGGATTTCTTACACGGAAAACCCGATTGAACTGCCTCAAATTTTGTATGTCAGCACTCCGCTTCTCGTACTAAAACTAAATGGGAACATCCGGCTGGATTTTCCTCCACATTGCGTGTGTTTTCCGAGTCTCAAGGTTCTCTGGATAAAGGTTTATAGCGAAGATGGTATTAGTGTCACGGAGAATCTTTTCCACATCTGCCGTGTGCTTGAAGATTTGTTCATAGAgggtagacctgtaaacgggtcgaatttattgggtttgggttgggTTCAACCCCATCCGTTAAGTTAATGGGTCAtccgaacccgacccgttaagctaacgggtcacccgtttcaTCCGTTATCACccattaacaattattattattttttattttgcataaaatttattttttgttattaagactttactaaaattactaaaatatcctcaactaacaggtgctaacgggtgttaacggggTTCTCACAgatctaacgggttgacccaaagtgacccgttatttaacagGTTGTTAACGAgttcacccgttagcgacccgacctgttaagtatccatccaaatacaaatattaacggattaggtcgggtcgggttaacgggttgggtccaaaatgccaggcctaATAGAGGCTGACACAATGTACAAGAAAAGGGAAGTGGTTTTAAATGTGAATTCGAATACCCTCAAGAGGTAGAAGATTGAATGTTTGGTGCATAATTTCAGTGGTGATATCGACTATAGCTTTGCGGTTGACTGCCCGAACGTCAAGAACCTTGAGCTCTGCGATGACTTCTTGGCCAAGTACAGAATCACTGCAGGTTTGAAAGTTCTCGATTATGCATAGATTTGTATCGGAGACCCTTCAGCAGATTACGGTAAACTTGAGCTTTATTTCGAGGTAAACCACTCAAATCGTG
This window of the Malus domestica chromosome 03, GDT2T_hap1 genome carries:
- the LOC139194796 gene encoding putative F-box/LRR-repeat protein At3g42770, whose product is MITRLPEDICCHILTFLPITHAVATSVLCKKWKNLWTSASFTNLELDDRLPLRLESSKTMYNYASLFATFVINVLRLINLPCIRKLAFFCSDPNNLNCINSWLLRACTSNTVEVEIRISYTENPIELPQILYVSTPLLVLKLNGNIRLDFPPHCVCFPSLKVLWIKVYSEDGISVTENLFHICRVLEDLFIEGRPVNGGDIDYSFAVDCPNVKNLELCDDFLAKYRITADYGKLELYFEVNHSNRAFELLETLSNVKSLSLSGSTTGAVSYSYETRDNLEEIALQIRLRNFAKIVVQNAGRIHAGMLGVLPSRNRDLGSEGAFYEFTVVEFLLAHAEVLRKMTIHVQEEVTPDAAMRFRDQVLQYPRASEACQVEIISTKNMEN